Proteins encoded by one window of Clostridium bornimense:
- a CDS encoding O-acetylhomoserine aminocarboxypropyltransferase/cysteine synthase family protein — protein sequence MSNQERKLRFETLQLHAGQEEPDPATGARAVPIYQTTSYVFKDSAQAAARFGLAEGGNIYGRLTNSTQGVFEERVAALEGGVAALAVASGAAAITYAIQNIVSAGQHVVAATTIYGGTYNLLLNTLPEYGITTTFVDPDDVNNFEEAIQENTRAIFVESLGNPNSNLIDIDALSEIAHKHGIPLIVDSTFATPYLFRPIEHGADVVVHSATKFIGGHGTSLGGVIVDSGKFDWEASGKFPSLTEPNPSYHGVVFTKAAGAAAYVTKIRAILLRDTGATISPFNAFLLLQGLETLSLRVERHVENTLKVVEFLKNHPKVENVNHPSLATGKQKELYDKYFPNGGGSIFTFEIKGGQKEATEFIDRLKIFSLLANVADVKSLVIHPATTTHSQLEGEELLKSGIKPNTIRLSIGTEHIDDIIDDLKQAFGE from the coding sequence ATGAGTAATCAAGAAAGAAAATTAAGGTTTGAAACATTACAACTTCATGCAGGACAAGAAGAACCGGATCCAGCAACAGGGGCAAGAGCAGTTCCTATATATCAAACAACTTCTTATGTGTTTAAGGATTCAGCTCAAGCAGCAGCAAGATTTGGACTAGCTGAAGGTGGAAATATTTATGGACGTCTTACTAACTCAACTCAAGGGGTATTTGAAGAAAGAGTAGCAGCATTAGAAGGCGGAGTAGCAGCACTTGCAGTAGCATCAGGAGCAGCAGCAATAACTTATGCAATACAAAATATAGTTTCAGCAGGACAACATGTAGTTGCGGCTACAACTATATATGGGGGAACTTATAATTTACTTCTTAACACACTACCAGAGTATGGAATAACAACTACATTTGTTGATCCAGACGATGTAAATAATTTTGAGGAAGCAATACAAGAAAATACAAGAGCCATATTTGTTGAATCTCTTGGAAATCCAAATTCAAATTTAATAGATATTGATGCATTATCAGAAATTGCACATAAACATGGTATACCATTAATTGTTGATAGTACATTTGCTACACCATATTTATTTAGACCAATAGAACATGGAGCAGATGTAGTGGTTCATTCAGCAACTAAGTTCATTGGTGGACATGGAACATCACTAGGTGGTGTAATTGTTGATTCAGGAAAATTTGATTGGGAAGCATCAGGTAAATTTCCAAGCCTTACTGAGCCAAACCCAAGTTATCATGGAGTAGTGTTTACTAAAGCAGCAGGAGCAGCAGCTTATGTAACTAAAATACGTGCAATATTACTAAGAGATACAGGAGCAACAATTAGTCCATTTAATGCATTCTTATTATTACAAGGATTAGAAACATTATCACTAAGAGTTGAACGTCATGTAGAAAATACTTTAAAAGTAGTAGAATTTTTAAAGAATCATCCTAAGGTAGAAAATGTTAACCATCCATCATTAGCAACAGGAAAGCAAAAGGAATTATATGATAAATATTTCCCAAATGGAGGAGGTTCAATTTTTACTTTTGAAATCAAAGGTGGACAAAAAGAAGCTACTGAGTTTATAGATAGACTTAAAATATTCTCACTTCTTGCTAATGTAGCAGATGTAAAATCACTTGTTATTCATCCAGCTACTACAACTCACTCACAATTAGAAGGAGAAGAACTTTTAAAATCAGGAATTAAGCCAAACACTATTAGATTATCAATTGGTACTGAACATATAGATGATATAATTGATGACTTAAAACAAGCATTTGGTGAGTAG
- a CDS encoding SDR family oxidoreductase — MEFPKSFPPQHQNVQPGIEKNMNPKPIYDENYMELGNVLKDKVAIITGGDSGIGRAVAIAYAKQGADIVIVYFNEDSDAEETKNLVDGIGRKCTLMVGDISDVNFCNTVIENTIKEYGKIDILVNNAAVQYQCMDIKAISDEQFDKTFKTNVYGSFYITRAAMKYLKAGASIINTTSVVAFKGNDLLIDYSMTKGAIVAFTRSLSLALAKGKTGIRVNAVAPGPIWTPLIPASFDEQKVASHGSDTPMGRAGQPVECAGAYVFLASEAASYITGQTIHINGGEIING, encoded by the coding sequence ATGGAATTTCCTAAATCATTTCCACCACAACATCAAAATGTACAGCCTGGAATTGAAAAAAATATGAATCCTAAACCTATATATGATGAGAATTATATGGAATTAGGAAACGTATTGAAAGATAAGGTTGCAATTATTACTGGTGGAGATAGCGGAATAGGTAGAGCTGTTGCAATAGCATATGCTAAGCAAGGTGCTGATATAGTTATTGTATATTTTAATGAAGATAGTGATGCGGAAGAGACTAAAAATCTAGTAGATGGAATAGGAAGAAAATGTACATTGATGGTTGGAGATATTTCTGATGTTAACTTTTGTAATACTGTCATAGAAAATACAATTAAGGAATATGGAAAGATAGATATTTTAGTAAATAATGCTGCAGTGCAATATCAATGTATGGATATTAAAGCAATATCAGATGAACAATTTGATAAAACCTTTAAAACTAACGTATATGGAAGTTTTTATATTACAAGGGCTGCTATGAAGTATTTGAAAGCTGGGGCATCAATAATAAATACAACATCAGTGGTAGCGTTCAAAGGAAATGATTTACTAATAGATTATTCCATGACTAAAGGTGCTATAGTTGCATTTACAAGGAGTTTATCACTAGCATTAGCTAAAGGTAAAACAGGAATAAGAGTTAATGCAGTTGCACCAGGTCCAATATGGACACCACTTATTCCTGCTAGTTTTGATGAACAAAAAGTTGCTAGTCATGGGTCAGATACACCTATGGGAAGAGCTGGGCAACCAGTAGAATGTGCCGGGGCATATGTATTTTTAGCATCAGAGGCTGCATCTTATATAACAGGTCAAACAATTCATATAAATGGCGGAGAAATTATAAATGGATAA
- a CDS encoding oleate hydratase, giving the protein MGKEKNNGNKKVLLTVGAIAAATAVAAVAAKKAKENSDKLVTKFVYQDHGDRHVYFIGGGLASLAGAAYLVRDCSFKGENIHIIEGMHILGGSNDGAGNPEDGFICRGGRMLNEETYENFWELFSSVPSLDMPGKSVTEEILNFDHLHPTHAQARLVDKYGVIQDVTSMGFNNADRMALGKLMITPEESLDNMTIEEWFKDTPHFFETNFWYMWQTTFAFQKWSSLFEFKRYMNRMIFEFSRIETLEGVTRTQYNQYESVILPLKSYLDSFGVDFSINATVTDLDFKPGEEITVTAIHIEDKEGEKVISLNPGDVCIMTNACMTDSATLGDLNTPAEFKPDKPISGELWSKVAKKKPGLGNPEPFFGNPEETNWESFTVTCKGNKLLKKIEKFSGNIPGSGALMTFKDSSWLMSIVVAAQPHFKNQPLDTTIFWGYGLYTGNVGDYVKKPMRDCTGKEMLTELIHHLHMEDEIDEIMEDVINVIPCMMPYVDAQFQPRKMTDRPQVVPEGSTNFAMISQFVEIPEDMVFTEEYSVRAARIAVYTLFDVKHKNICPVTPYKKNPKVLKDALKKSFT; this is encoded by the coding sequence ATGGGTAAAGAGAAAAACAATGGTAATAAGAAGGTATTATTAACAGTTGGAGCTATAGCTGCTGCTACTGCAGTAGCAGCAGTTGCGGCAAAAAAAGCAAAAGAAAATTCAGATAAATTAGTAACAAAGTTTGTATACCAAGATCATGGCGATAGACATGTTTATTTTATTGGTGGAGGATTAGCATCCCTTGCCGGAGCTGCATATCTTGTAAGAGATTGTAGTTTTAAAGGTGAAAATATTCATATAATAGAAGGTATGCATATTTTAGGAGGAAGTAATGACGGAGCAGGAAATCCAGAAGACGGCTTTATATGTCGTGGTGGAAGAATGTTAAATGAAGAGACTTACGAAAACTTCTGGGAGTTATTTTCTTCAGTTCCATCATTAGATATGCCAGGGAAAAGTGTAACAGAAGAAATACTTAATTTTGATCATTTACATCCAACACATGCACAAGCACGTTTAGTTGATAAATATGGTGTTATTCAAGATGTAACTTCTATGGGATTTAATAATGCAGATCGTATGGCTCTAGGTAAATTAATGATTACACCAGAAGAGAGCTTAGACAATATGACAATAGAAGAATGGTTTAAAGATACACCTCATTTCTTTGAGACTAATTTCTGGTACATGTGGCAAACAACTTTTGCATTCCAAAAATGGTCTAGTTTATTTGAGTTCAAACGTTATATGAATCGTATGATTTTTGAATTTTCTCGTATAGAAACTTTAGAAGGTGTTACACGTACACAATACAATCAATATGAGTCAGTTATTTTACCATTAAAATCTTACTTAGATAGCTTTGGTGTTGATTTTAGTATCAATGCTACAGTAACAGATTTAGACTTTAAACCAGGAGAAGAGATTACAGTAACTGCTATTCATATAGAAGATAAAGAAGGAGAAAAAGTTATATCATTAAATCCTGGAGATGTATGTATTATGACTAATGCTTGTATGACAGATAGTGCAACATTAGGAGATTTAAATACACCAGCAGAATTTAAGCCAGATAAGCCAATATCAGGTGAATTATGGAGCAAAGTTGCTAAAAAGAAGCCAGGTCTAGGAAATCCAGAACCTTTCTTTGGAAATCCTGAGGAAACTAATTGGGAGAGTTTTACTGTAACTTGTAAAGGAAACAAGTTATTAAAGAAGATTGAAAAGTTCTCAGGAAATATACCAGGTAGTGGAGCATTAATGACTTTCAAAGATTCAAGTTGGTTAATGAGTATTGTTGTTGCAGCTCAACCACACTTTAAGAATCAACCACTAGATACTACTATATTCTGGGGATATGGTTTATATACAGGAAATGTTGGAGACTATGTAAAGAAGCCAATGCGTGATTGTACAGGTAAAGAAATGTTAACAGAATTAATTCATCACTTACATATGGAAGATGAAATAGATGAAATTATGGAAGATGTTATTAATGTAATACCATGTATGATGCCATATGTAGATGCACAATTTCAACCACGTAAGATGACAGATCGTCCACAAGTTGTACCAGAAGGATCAACTAACTTTGCGATGATAAGTCAATTTGTAGAAATACCAGAAGATATGGTATTTACTGAAGAGTATTCAGTACGTGCAGCGAGAATAGCTGTATACACTTTATTTGATGTTAAACACAAAAATATTTGTCCAGTAACACCATATAAAAAGAATCCAAAAGTATTAAAAGACGCACTTAAAAAATCATTTACTTAA
- a CDS encoding 3'-5' exonuclease, which translates to MNYIIYDLEFNQRYPKEMEPISNNINTYPFEIIQIGAIKLNESLEIIDTFNSLIKPTMYPIIHPFIEELTNITNSKVSSCKLFKEVYNDFLNFIGTDDNVFCVWGTTDLKELFKTLEFYDIPYNLGPEKYIDIQSYASRYFNIPSGSKIGLKNATALLNIENPLEFHDAFNDAYYTAKIFMKIYNNDIRPAYYTYKK; encoded by the coding sequence ATGAACTATATAATATATGATTTAGAATTCAATCAAAGATATCCAAAAGAAATGGAGCCTATAAGTAATAATATAAATACATATCCTTTTGAGATAATACAAATTGGTGCTATAAAGTTAAATGAAAGCCTTGAAATAATTGATACATTTAATTCACTTATAAAACCTACCATGTATCCTATAATTCACCCTTTTATTGAAGAACTCACTAATATAACTAACTCAAAAGTTTCATCTTGCAAATTATTTAAAGAAGTATATAATGACTTCTTAAACTTTATCGGCACTGATGACAATGTATTTTGTGTCTGGGGAACAACAGACCTTAAAGAACTATTTAAAACATTAGAGTTCTATGATATTCCTTATAATTTAGGTCCTGAAAAATATATAGATATACAAAGTTATGCTTCTAGATATTTTAATATTCCTTCTGGATCTAAAATAGGATTAAAAAATGCTACTGCTCTATTAAATATAGAGAATCCTTTAGAATTTCACGATGCATTTAACGATGCTTATTATACTGCTAAGATATTTATGAAGATATATAATAATGATATTAGGCCTGCATATTATACTTATAAAAAATAA
- a CDS encoding TIM44-like domain-containing protein: MKKNIIRSYNIIQKSKKNKELLKTISMYDNTLEYKTLRERVAICFYIIQESWMKNEISRAKNYMSEKLYSMYSKKINELRTRNRINIAEDIILVNVKPIEVIIGETDNNDYIWMYVKGTRKSYQLDAESKSAIKETLDKGVFKEYWKFIRGSEGWILDETLKLDDVSEKVYFEERLCS; encoded by the coding sequence ATGAAGAAGAATATAATACGTAGCTATAATATAATACAAAAATCTAAAAAGAATAAAGAATTGCTAAAGACGATTTCAATGTATGATAATACATTAGAATATAAAACTTTGAGAGAAAGAGTAGCAATTTGTTTTTATATAATACAAGAATCATGGATGAAAAATGAAATTTCTAGAGCCAAAAATTATATGTCTGAAAAATTATATAGTATGTATAGTAAAAAGATTAATGAACTAAGAACAAGAAATAGGATTAATATTGCAGAAGATATTATATTAGTAAATGTTAAACCAATAGAAGTTATTATTGGGGAAACTGATAATAACGATTATATCTGGATGTATGTAAAAGGAACAAGAAAAAGCTATCAATTAGATGCAGAAAGTAAATCTGCTATAAAAGAAACTTTAGATAAAGGTGTATTTAAAGAGTATTGGAAATTTATTCGTGGTAGTGAAGGGTGGATTTTAGATGAAACTTTAAAATTAGATGACGTAAGCGAAAAGGTATATTTTGAAGAAAGATTATGTAGCTAG
- a CDS encoding CobW family GTP-binding protein produces MGVKVDIVSGFLGAGKTTLIKKIIDDAFKREKVAIIENEFGEVSIDGEILKDRNIDIKEINSGCICCSLSGDFKDSIEDIIDEYNPDRIIVEPSGIAKLSDVLKGCKEIRIKDSITINHIFTVIDISNLDMYKEEFKEFYIDQVMNAKTIIFTRIDKCDDNEIEEAVEEIRKININASIVKVPLDIMDGLDILRIAEKDLNNIQEKKIVKLTSRSKKAAKAVRVGSKIFDSWGEETSKIFNINKIENIFTKIGITKECGNILRGKGFIELDSGRWIEFHYTPRQFQLKAAVKQDKGKIAIIGENIDKDKLELLFR; encoded by the coding sequence ATGGGGGTAAAAGTAGATATAGTATCGGGATTTTTAGGAGCAGGAAAAACAACATTAATAAAAAAGATTATAGATGATGCATTTAAAAGGGAAAAAGTTGCTATTATCGAAAATGAATTTGGTGAAGTATCTATTGATGGTGAAATTTTAAAAGATAGAAATATCGATATTAAAGAAATTAATTCAGGATGTATCTGTTGTTCACTTAGTGGTGATTTTAAAGACTCTATAGAGGATATAATTGATGAATATAATCCAGATAGAATTATTGTGGAACCATCAGGGATAGCTAAGCTTTCAGATGTATTAAAAGGGTGCAAAGAAATTAGAATAAAGGATTCAATAACAATTAATCATATATTTACTGTTATTGATATTTCTAATCTGGATATGTATAAAGAGGAATTTAAAGAATTTTATATAGATCAAGTTATGAATGCTAAGACTATAATTTTTACTAGGATAGATAAGTGTGATGATAATGAAATTGAGGAAGCTGTTGAGGAAATAAGAAAGATAAATATTAATGCTAGTATAGTTAAAGTACCATTAGATATAATGGATGGTTTAGATATACTTAGAATTGCAGAAAAAGATTTAAATAATATACAGGAGAAAAAAATAGTAAAGTTAACTTCTAGAAGTAAAAAAGCAGCAAAAGCAGTAAGAGTAGGTAGCAAAATTTTTGATTCTTGGGGAGAAGAAACATCGAAGATTTTTAACATAAATAAAATAGAGAATATATTTACAAAAATAGGTATAACAAAAGAGTGTGGCAATATATTAAGAGGAAAAGGTTTTATAGAACTAGATAGCGGAAGATGGATAGAATTTCACTATACACCTAGACAATTTCAATTGAAAGCTGCGGTAAAACAAGATAAAGGTAAAATTGCTATTATTGGAGAGAATATAGATAAAGACAAGTTAGAATTACTATTTAGGTAA
- a CDS encoding Na+/H+ antiporter NhaC family protein, producing MDHYGILSVLPALIVIIFALITKRTLEALLLGTIATYVIIYGPSFAPMWSEAFFKAAGDADNQWVLIVCGLFGSLIALLAKSKGTLGFAGKLERYCNTSKKTLLTTWILGILIFIDEYLNIMTLGACMKKISDKKKIPRESLAYIIDSTGAPICVLLPFSTWAIFYSSVFYKQNGIPDLNFGGEIATYLRVIPFTFYAWISVIIVPLFILGVIPKLGRMKVAYERVEKNGEVYSNKSERFNNDLVDKYGEGEGQLIDFLLPIGTLIAITIIWGDLFIAVVSSLVVCLLLYIPRKKMSFGEFCDTYIEGFAGMIPTIAIVFMAFVMQQAANDIGLPAYVIETVTPYLNGTIFPAVAFIVVAILTFVTGSNWGIPAVCVPIIIPLGFSLGANPILVMAAILSGGTLGSHACFYSDATVLTSTSCSIDNMDHALSQFPYAAMAAVISLVGFLVCGIIM from the coding sequence ATGGATCATTATGGTATACTTAGTGTTTTACCAGCGTTAATAGTTATCATATTTGCATTGATAACTAAAAGAACTTTAGAAGCGTTATTGTTAGGAACGATTGCTACATATGTAATCATTTATGGCCCTAGTTTTGCGCCAATGTGGTCGGAAGCCTTTTTTAAGGCAGCTGGTGATGCTGATAATCAATGGGTATTAATCGTTTGTGGATTATTTGGAAGTTTAATTGCACTACTAGCTAAATCGAAAGGAACATTAGGTTTTGCAGGAAAGCTAGAAAGATATTGTAATACCAGTAAAAAGACATTGTTAACTACTTGGATATTAGGAATTTTAATATTTATTGATGAATATTTAAATATAATGACTCTAGGGGCTTGTATGAAAAAAATATCAGATAAAAAGAAGATTCCAAGAGAATCTTTAGCGTACATAATTGATTCTACAGGAGCGCCTATTTGTGTTTTACTTCCTTTTTCAACCTGGGCTATTTTCTATTCTAGTGTATTTTATAAGCAAAATGGTATACCAGATTTAAATTTTGGTGGTGAAATAGCTACTTATTTAAGAGTTATTCCATTTACTTTTTATGCATGGATTTCAGTAATAATAGTACCATTATTTATCTTAGGAGTTATACCAAAGTTAGGTAGAATGAAGGTAGCTTATGAAAGAGTAGAAAAAAATGGTGAAGTTTATAGTAATAAAAGTGAAAGATTTAATAACGATTTAGTAGATAAATATGGAGAAGGAGAAGGTCAACTTATCGATTTTTTACTTCCTATAGGAACACTTATAGCTATAACAATAATATGGGGTGACTTATTTATAGCAGTAGTATCATCATTAGTAGTATGTTTACTTCTTTATATTCCAAGAAAAAAGATGTCTTTTGGAGAGTTTTGTGATACATATATTGAAGGATTTGCAGGGATGATACCAACAATAGCAATTGTGTTTATGGCTTTTGTTATGCAACAAGCAGCAAATGATATTGGACTTCCTGCATATGTTATAGAAACAGTAACACCGTACCTAAATGGTACTATTTTCCCAGCAGTTGCATTTATAGTAGTAGCTATATTAACTTTTGTAACAGGAAGTAACTGGGGAATACCAGCAGTTTGTGTGCCAATAATAATACCGCTAGGATTTTCACTTGGTGCTAATCCTATTCTTGTAATGGCAGCGATATTATCTGGAGGAACATTAGGCAGTCATGCATGTTTTTATTCTGATGCTACAGTACTTACATCAACATCTTGTAGTATAGATAATATGGATCATGCTTTAAGTCAATTTCCATATGCAGCAATGGCAGCAGTTATTAGTTTAGTTGGGTTTTTAGTTTGTGGAATAATAATGTAA
- a CDS encoding MFS transporter: protein MRKKSMKTVVVLTIITTMVCNMAHPVTPMVIKTLKLPSYMFGIFFAAMSIGNFLCSPIWGKLSDKMGRRKFLIIGILGYGVSQLGFGYSENPIIIVIYRFLSGAFVVSFLTVILAYIADITDKEKRLNGMMYYGAASTIGSAIGSLLGGIIGNSNYKITFLTQFILSIIVSVLMFFFLEETVDKKKLNKIAKSKDIKKNNKLSNILDKKILFIMSQVVIFYFASTSYNSTITYYIEDVLNLPPTMNGVFLASAGVVAFLTNLLLTPIVGRKLGEIKGLKIMTLLLSVSMAIASISTSSIIFFIFIIAFVSSASIYVPLQQNIISKLSVHNNGEVAGIQNSSRAIGMIIGSLYSGFIFDFGNKLPFLTVSIVTMISFVILQFRSSILELN from the coding sequence ATGAGAAAAAAATCAATGAAAACTGTAGTAGTTTTAACAATAATAACTACGATGGTTTGTAACATGGCACATCCAGTAACGCCGATGGTAATTAAAACATTAAAATTGCCATCCTATATGTTCGGAATATTTTTTGCAGCTATGTCTATAGGTAATTTTTTATGTTCACCTATATGGGGAAAGCTATCTGACAAAATGGGAAGAAGAAAGTTTTTAATAATAGGGATATTAGGATATGGAGTAAGTCAATTAGGGTTTGGATATAGTGAAAATCCTATAATAATAGTGATATATAGATTTTTGAGTGGGGCTTTTGTTGTAAGCTTTTTAACTGTAATTTTAGCTTATATAGCAGACATAACAGATAAGGAAAAAAGACTTAATGGTATGATGTATTACGGAGCTGCCTCTACTATTGGGTCGGCAATAGGGTCTTTACTAGGCGGAATAATCGGAAATAGTAATTATAAAATTACGTTTTTAACTCAATTCATATTATCTATAATAGTAAGTGTTTTAATGTTCTTTTTCCTAGAAGAAACTGTAGATAAGAAAAAATTAAATAAAATTGCAAAAAGCAAAGATATAAAGAAAAATAATAAATTGAGTAATATTTTAGATAAAAAGATTTTATTTATAATGAGTCAGGTAGTTATATTCTATTTTGCAAGTACTAGTTATAACTCAACAATTACTTATTATATTGAAGATGTTTTAAATTTGCCACCTACTATGAATGGAGTATTTTTAGCTTCTGCAGGAGTAGTAGCCTTTTTAACAAATCTATTGCTAACACCAATAGTTGGGAGAAAATTGGGAGAAATAAAAGGATTAAAGATAATGACATTATTACTCTCTGTATCTATGGCTATAGCATCAATATCTACATCTAGTATTATATTTTTCATATTTATAATTGCTTTTGTTTCTTCAGCAAGTATATATGTCCCATTACAACAAAATATAATTTCTAAATTATCAGTACATAATAATGGAGAAGTAGCAGGTATTCAAAATTCATCAAGGGCTATAGGAATGATAATAGGATCTCTATACTCAGGATTCATTTTTGATTTTGGTAATAAGTTGCCATTCTTAACAGTTTCAATAGTAACCATGATATCTTTTGTGATTTTACAATTTAGAAGTAGTATTTTAGAGTTAAATTAG
- a CDS encoding DedA family protein has translation MMNFIEELLHFDRYIPVIMDNYGVLIYVLLFLIIFCETGLVVTPFLPGDSIIFACGALAAVSGMNILVLIVIFFSAAILGDGTNYLIGKKLGERLVNSNSRFIKKSYIDKAQSFYEKYGSKAIVLARFVPIVRTFAPFVAGIGKMCYKKFGVFNIIGGTIWVSLFLSLGFFFGNIPVIKNNFSLVTIGIILISLLPVLVEVIKHMNSTKDQVNS, from the coding sequence ATGATGAATTTTATTGAAGAGTTATTGCATTTTGATAGGTATATACCTGTTATTATGGATAACTATGGAGTACTTATATATGTACTGTTATTTTTAATTATTTTTTGTGAAACAGGGTTAGTAGTGACACCTTTTTTACCAGGAGATTCTATTATTTTTGCCTGTGGTGCTTTAGCGGCGGTTTCAGGTATGAATATACTTGTATTAATAGTAATATTTTTTTCAGCTGCTATTTTAGGTGATGGTACTAATTATCTTATTGGAAAGAAATTAGGTGAGAGACTTGTAAATAGTAATAGTAGGTTTATTAAGAAGAGTTATATAGATAAAGCGCAAAGCTTTTATGAAAAGTACGGTTCTAAGGCTATAGTTTTAGCAAGATTTGTTCCTATAGTAAGAACATTTGCTCCATTTGTAGCTGGTATAGGTAAGATGTGCTACAAGAAATTTGGTGTTTTCAATATTATTGGAGGTACTATTTGGGTAAGTTTATTTTTATCCTTAGGATTCTTTTTTGGTAATATCCCAGTAATAAAAAATAATTTTTCTTTAGTTACAATAGGAATTATTTTAATTTCATTATTGCCTGTTTTAGTAGAAGTGATAAAGCATATGAATAGTACAAAAGATCAAGTTAATAGCTAA